The following proteins are co-located in the Apium graveolens cultivar Ventura chromosome 5, ASM990537v1, whole genome shotgun sequence genome:
- the LOC141661679 gene encoding uncharacterized protein LOC141661679 codes for MYVTRLLSHYQNNPESLSVPPEGPNSGYLVIQDEEEAETSSWFRSSKNRYLKSLPFPYNNISTICTHYSYNLGPYTRDVVFIPVINQPLSCNRYYAVAAGGGLAKSKGEGFTCLKDEQVMCLHCKTRKPENIIKDLETKPIDPQDIYQQFKIVRNGTQNGAHIYFFAESVAHDGYPPDYLRKICWDIRTKRPTNYKLAEALGLNSSLRARIVDIKIQISETSSEAVKVGKWYCPFMFIKDRTLGYQMKNTMYYEMTLEQRWEQIFECKNEHTNNNVVRINAPVETEVVMVAGRVAIWDEKDVVDRAIWFKGIETKGKEVSVGLSLEIVERMKWEEERVGYVGGKQSVTFNRVEDFGGGAQGWSKFGCYILVERFALKRMDGSLVMTYDFKHTHKVRCIWE; via the exons ATGTATGTGACCAGGTTACTCTCTCATTATCAAAACAATCCTGAATCTCTTTCAGTACCACCCGAAGGTCCAAATTCCGGTTACTTGGTAATCCAAGATGAAGAAGAAGCTGAGACATCTAGTTGGTTTCGATCATCCAAGAACCGCTACCTTAAAAGCTTGCCTTTTCCTTATAACAATATTTCGACTATTTGTACTCACTATTCATACAATCTCGGCCCTTATACACGGGATGTTGTTTTTATTCCTGTTATAAACCAACCATTATCTTGTAACAGGTACTATGCAGTTGCGGCAGGTGGAGGTCTAGCAAAAAGTAAAGG GGAAGGATTTACTTGTTTAAAGGATGAACAAGTAATGTGCCTCCACTGCAAAACCAGAAAACCCGAAAACATAATTAAAGATTTGGAAACAAAACCAATAGACCCACAAGACATCTATCAACAGTTTAAGATAGTTCGTAATGGAACTCAAAATGGTGCCCACATTTACTTTTTTGCTGAATCAGTGGCACATGATGGGTATCCTCCAGATTATTTGAGGAAGATATGTTGGGACATTCGTACGAAAAGGCCTACAAACTACAAGTTAGCTGAGGCATTAGGTCTCAATTCATCCCTCCGAGCACGCATCGTAGACATAAAAATTCAAATTTCTGAAACGAGTTCCGAGGCTGTCAAGGTGGGGAAGTGGTACTGTCCTTTCATGTTCATCAAGGACCGAACATTGGGTTATCAGATGAAAAACACTATGTATTATGAGATGACGCTTGAGCAACGATGGGAGCAGATATTCGAGTGCAAAAATGAACACACTAACAACAATGTTGTGAGGATTAATGCACCTGTTGAGACAGAAGTTGTAATGGTTGCTGGTAGGGTAGCTATTTGGGACGAGAAGGATGTGGTTGATAGGGCAATATGGTTTAAGGGCATTGAGACAAAAGGAAAAGAAGTAAGCGTAGGATTGAGCTTAGAGATTGTTGAAAGGATGAAATGGGAGGAAGAGAGAGTTGGATATGTTGGAGGAAAACAATCAGTGACGTTCAATAGAGTGGAGGATTTTGGAGGAGGTGCTCAAGGATGGAGCAAGTTTGGATGCTATATTTTGGTGGAGAGATTTGCGTTGAAAAGAATGGATGGAAGCTTGGTCATGACTTATGATTTCAAGCACACTCATAAGGTTAGGTGCATATGGGAATGA